The Armatimonadota bacterium genomic sequence TCTCTCGGACGCCCGCTACAAACAACGCATTCAGACGGTGCAGAACGCGTTATCCAAGGTCGAATCCCTTCGTGGCGTTTCCTTCGAGTGGAACCCCGATACCGGGCGGTCGTTTCCCAAGGGCCCTCAGATCGGGTTCGTAGCCCAGGAAGTGCGGAAAGTGCTGCCAGAGCTTGTGAGCGCGGACGAGAAGGGCTACCTGTCGGTGCAGTATTCGAACGTGGTGCCCGTGCTGGTGGAAGCCATCAAGCAGCAGCAGACCCAGATCGCCGCCGCGGTGAGTGAGAATGCCAGATTGCGATCCCGAAGCACCATCGTGAGCGCCAGAAACGCCGATGTGCTGGTCCGGCTGCGTCGCCTGGAGCAACAGGTCCGAACGCTCACGAGCGGTGCATCGCGCCGGACCCGCCGCTGAGGCAATCGGTCATACACCAACGGAACCCTCCGAAGAAAGAAGATATACTCAATGAGATCACGCATTCCACAGGTAGCCACGCTCATCGTTCTCGTCACTATCTCGTGTCCTGCCCAAGCCGCCGTTCCCCGTACCATT encodes the following:
- a CDS encoding tail fiber domain-containing protein; this encodes LSDARYKQRIQTVQNALSKVESLRGVSFEWNPDTGRSFPKGPQIGFVAQEVRKVLPELVSADEKGYLSVQYSNVVPVLVEAIKQQQTQIAAAVSENARLRSRSTIVSARNADVLVRLRRLEQQVRTLTSGASRRTRR